The Catharus ustulatus isolate bCatUst1 chromosome 15, bCatUst1.pri.v2, whole genome shotgun sequence genome has a window encoding:
- the LOC117003354 gene encoding small integral membrane protein 3-like produces the protein MDLPHLTSPTDLPKHILDIWVIVLIILATILIMTALVLCPATAVIIYRVRTHPTRNGIV, from the coding sequence ATGGACCTCCCTCACCTCACAAGTCCTACTGACCTCCCCAAGCACATCCTGGATATCTGGGTCATCGTCTTGATCATCCTGGCCACCATCCTCATCATGACAGCcctggtgctgtgcccagccacTGCCGTCATCATCTACCGAGTACGAACACACCCCACGCGCAACGGCATCGTCTGA